In one Pseudodesulfovibrio tunisiensis genomic region, the following are encoded:
- the gcvH gene encoding glycine cleavage system protein GcvH, translating to MFPEDILYAKSHEWAKIEGDIAIVGITSFAQEQLGDLTFVEMPAVGDSFNAGDEMGSVESVKAASEIYCPVSGEIVEINEDLEDAPEKVNEDPFGAGWMVKVKLSAQPEGLLDAAAYQKVTEAEAH from the coding sequence ATGTTTCCCGAGGATATCCTGTACGCCAAGTCCCATGAATGGGCCAAGATCGAAGGCGATATCGCCATTGTCGGCATCACTTCCTTTGCCCAGGAACAGCTCGGCGACCTGACGTTCGTGGAGATGCCTGCTGTCGGCGACTCGTTCAACGCCGGTGACGAAATGGGCTCCGTGGAATCCGTCAAGGCGGCAAGCGAAATCTACTGCCCGGTTTCCGGCGAAATCGTCGAGATCAACGAAGACCTCGAAGACGCTCCGGAAAAGGTCAATGAAGACCCGTTCGGCGCGGGCTGGATGGTCAAGGTCAAGCTGTCGGCCCAGCCCGAGGGACTGCTCGACGCCGCCGCCTACCAGAAAGTGACCGAGGCCGAAGCTCACTAG
- a CDS encoding sigma-54 interaction domain-containing protein, translated as MALNLDGIIGNSPALADVFRILEKVAPTDSTVLVTGESGTGKELLVRALHRNSRRTDNPFVPINCGAIPKELLESELFGHEKGAFTHAIRSRPGRFELADGGTIFLDEIGEMDLSLQVKILRALQEKEIERVGGTQIKKVDVRVVAATNRDLEVEVAAGRFREDLFYRLNVIPLHLPPLRERSGDILLLAEHFLGRFCSDKSRKRLKIAGEAQEMLLTYSWPGNVRELENFMERMSILCDGNEIVPEDLPVKIWDDIGEKPRRKVEDVVVLAPAPAGFVWPGLPDVEEHGGNLKGFLEAIEDRLLVEALEKADGVKNAAAELLGIKRTTLIEKLKKRRLMEK; from the coding sequence ATGGCCCTCAATCTCGATGGCATCATCGGCAACAGTCCGGCGCTGGCTGATGTGTTCAGGATTCTGGAAAAAGTCGCGCCCACGGACAGCACCGTGCTCGTTACCGGAGAGTCGGGCACGGGCAAGGAACTTCTTGTCCGCGCCCTGCACCGCAACAGCAGGCGCACGGACAATCCGTTTGTTCCCATCAACTGCGGGGCCATTCCCAAGGAACTCCTTGAATCCGAGCTCTTCGGCCATGAAAAGGGTGCGTTCACCCATGCCATCCGATCCAGACCGGGGCGGTTCGAGCTCGCGGACGGTGGCACGATCTTTCTTGATGAAATCGGGGAGATGGACCTCAGCCTTCAGGTCAAGATTCTTCGCGCACTGCAGGAAAAGGAAATCGAACGCGTGGGCGGCACCCAGATCAAGAAGGTGGACGTGCGCGTGGTTGCGGCCACCAATCGCGATCTTGAGGTCGAGGTGGCCGCCGGACGTTTTCGCGAGGACCTGTTCTACCGTCTCAACGTCATTCCTCTGCATCTGCCACCCCTGCGGGAGCGAAGTGGCGACATCCTGCTTCTGGCCGAACATTTTCTCGGCAGGTTCTGCTCGGACAAGAGCCGGAAACGCCTCAAAATCGCCGGGGAAGCGCAGGAAATGCTGCTGACCTATTCCTGGCCCGGCAATGTGCGCGAGCTGGAAAATTTCATGGAACGCATGTCCATTCTGTGCGACGGCAACGAGATCGTGCCCGAGGACCTGCCTGTGAAAATCTGGGACGATATCGGGGAAAAACCGCGCAGGAAGGTGGAGGACGTGGTGGTTCTCGCTCCGGCTCCGGCCGGATTCGTGTGGCCCGGCCTGCCGGACGTGGAAGAGCATGGCGGCAACCTCAAGGGCTTTCTGGAGGCCATCGAGGATCGCCTGCTGGTCGAGGCGCTGGAAAAGGCGGACGGAGTCAAGAACGCTGCGGCCGAGCTGCTTGGGATCAAGCGCACCACGCTCATCGAAAAGCTCAAGAAACGTCGGCTCATGGAAAAATAG
- the gcvPA gene encoding aminomethyl-transferring glycine dehydrogenase subunit GcvPA, which translates to MPFVPHTPDEVREMLATIGVNSIDDLFAEITEDMQPRSFDLPEGLSEMEVLSRLEAMAAKNVTDRVSFLGAGFYDHYIPAAVDALTMRGEFYTAYTPYQPEASQGTLQAIFEYQTAMTRLLGMECANASVYDGGTALYEALMMAVRKTRKRKAVVSEALNPIYRVMLESYTTNLHIELVTVPHKNGRTDVEGLKAAIDDETAALIVQNPNFFGSINDFTELFAAAHEKKAVTIMSAYPVMQTVLKTPGEMGADIATAEGQSLGLPLSFGGPYLGVMTCTKKMVRQMPGRIVGRTQDTEGRTGYVLTLQAREQHIRRQKATSNICSNQSLCALRALVHVCALGEMGVKRAARLSIERAHMCADRLTAIDGVSLLTEGPFGNEFAVTLPVNAYEAVARLAERGYIAGFPLSRYYTDLENGLLVACTEKTTEEQIGIFAEMLKGALR; encoded by the coding sequence ATGCCTTTCGTTCCCCACACCCCGGACGAGGTTCGGGAGATGCTGGCAACCATCGGCGTGAACTCCATTGACGATCTGTTCGCGGAAATCACGGAGGACATGCAGCCCAGAAGTTTCGACCTGCCCGAGGGCCTCAGCGAGATGGAAGTGCTCTCCCGGCTGGAAGCCATGGCCGCCAAGAACGTCACCGACCGGGTGAGCTTTCTGGGCGCGGGTTTCTATGACCACTACATCCCGGCCGCAGTGGATGCCCTGACCATGCGCGGAGAGTTCTACACCGCCTACACCCCGTACCAGCCCGAGGCCAGCCAGGGCACGCTTCAGGCCATCTTCGAATATCAGACCGCCATGACGCGGCTGCTGGGCATGGAATGCGCCAATGCCTCGGTCTACGACGGCGGCACCGCACTCTACGAGGCCCTGATGATGGCCGTGCGCAAGACCCGCAAACGCAAGGCCGTGGTTTCCGAAGCCCTGAACCCCATCTATCGGGTCATGCTGGAATCCTACACCACGAACCTGCACATCGAGCTGGTCACCGTGCCGCACAAAAACGGCCGTACCGACGTGGAGGGCCTCAAGGCCGCCATTGACGACGAAACCGCCGCACTCATCGTGCAGAATCCGAACTTCTTCGGCTCCATCAACGACTTCACCGAGCTGTTCGCTGCTGCGCACGAGAAAAAGGCCGTGACCATCATGTCCGCCTATCCCGTGATGCAGACCGTACTGAAAACGCCCGGCGAAATGGGCGCTGACATTGCCACGGCAGAGGGCCAGTCCCTTGGCCTGCCCCTGTCCTTCGGCGGCCCGTACCTCGGCGTGATGACCTGCACCAAGAAAATGGTGCGCCAGATGCCCGGCCGCATCGTGGGCCGCACGCAGGACACCGAGGGCCGCACCGGCTACGTGCTCACGCTTCAGGCGCGCGAACAGCACATCCGCCGCCAGAAGGCCACGTCCAACATCTGCTCCAACCAGTCCCTGTGCGCCCTGCGCGCCCTGGTGCATGTCTGCGCCCTTGGCGAAATGGGCGTCAAGCGCGCCGCACGCCTGTCCATCGAGCGCGCCCACATGTGCGCGGACCGACTCACTGCCATCGACGGAGTATCCCTGCTCACCGAAGGCCCGTTCGGCAACGAATTTGCCGTGACCCTGCCCGTGAATGCCTACGAGGCCGTGGCCCGACTGGCCGAACGCGGCTACATCGCGGGCTTTCCTCTCAGCCGGTACTACACGGATCTGGAAAACGGCCTGCTCGTGGCCTGCACCGAAAAAACAACCGAGGAACAGATCGGCATCTTCGCCGAGATGCTCAAGGGGGCGCTCAGATGA
- a CDS encoding class I SAM-dependent methyltransferase: MINQEKKDASVCSDPDLHPGQRVEVEMGGRVWPLDRAADLEALWEQMGENDFGDDERLPYWVEVWPASVLLGSWILRNRDALAGKNCLDLGCGIGLTGIAAASVGAHVVAFDYEWPALRFARHNARLNNVPQPLWTCMDWREPAVKPGAFQYIWGGDVLYEKRFFEPIISLFRHALAPGGKIWIGEPVRTVSRPVWDELRSRGFHAQKVTVEKVALCGQHPTVNLWEVTVPDAA, encoded by the coding sequence ATGATTAATCAGGAAAAAAAAGATGCTTCCGTATGCAGCGACCCTGATCTGCATCCCGGCCAGCGAGTCGAGGTGGAAATGGGGGGGCGCGTCTGGCCTCTGGATCGGGCTGCCGATCTCGAAGCTCTCTGGGAACAGATGGGCGAGAACGATTTCGGGGACGACGAGCGGTTGCCGTACTGGGTCGAGGTCTGGCCGGCCAGCGTGCTGCTCGGTTCCTGGATTCTTCGCAACAGGGACGCTTTGGCCGGGAAGAACTGTCTGGACCTCGGTTGCGGCATCGGCCTGACAGGAATTGCGGCCGCGTCCGTTGGCGCGCACGTGGTGGCGTTCGACTACGAATGGCCCGCGCTCAGGTTCGCTCGGCACAATGCGCGGCTGAACAACGTTCCCCAACCTCTGTGGACCTGCATGGATTGGCGTGAACCCGCAGTGAAGCCCGGTGCCTTCCAATACATATGGGGCGGCGACGTACTATATGAAAAACGGTTTTTCGAGCCGATCATATCCCTGTTCCGCCATGCACTGGCTCCGGGCGGGAAGATATGGATCGGCGAACCCGTGCGCACCGTGTCCCGGCCCGTGTGGGACGAACTGCGTTCCCGGGGATTTCATGCGCAAAAGGTAACGGTGGAAAAGGTTGCCCTGTGCGGCCAGCATCCCACCGTGAATCTGTGGGAAGTCACGGTGCCGGACGCGGCGTGA
- the folE2 gene encoding GTP cyclohydrolase FolE2 has translation MEDVQSGVAKIPMPIERVGVKGIRLPIVVRDRESGIQHTVARVDLAVNLPAEFKGTHMSRFVEALENWSGDLDYNSFVTLLDDVVERLNARSAHVRFVFPFFLHQSSPKSGAKGYMDYECRVDGMWKDNRLTFTLGADIPVMTVCPCSLAISDNGAHSQRAMVRIRTRFTGFLWLEDLIEIGEQAGSCRLYSLLKREDEKFVTETAFANPTFVEDVVRHAAHGLAEHPQVSWYRVEVESFESIHNHSAFAVMESPEEE, from the coding sequence ATGGAAGACGTGCAGAGCGGGGTAGCCAAAATCCCCATGCCCATCGAACGGGTGGGAGTGAAGGGAATCCGGCTGCCCATCGTGGTCCGGGACAGGGAGTCCGGGATTCAGCATACCGTGGCCCGCGTTGATCTGGCCGTGAACCTGCCCGCGGAATTCAAGGGCACGCACATGAGCCGGTTTGTCGAGGCCCTGGAAAACTGGTCCGGCGATCTGGACTACAATTCCTTTGTCACGCTTCTGGACGACGTGGTGGAGCGGCTCAATGCCCGCAGCGCGCACGTGCGGTTCGTGTTCCCCTTCTTTCTGCACCAGAGTTCGCCCAAGAGTGGTGCCAAGGGATACATGGATTACGAGTGCCGCGTGGATGGCATGTGGAAGGACAACAGGCTGACCTTCACCCTTGGTGCGGACATCCCGGTCATGACCGTGTGTCCGTGCTCTCTGGCCATCAGTGACAACGGTGCGCACAGCCAGCGCGCCATGGTACGCATCCGTACGCGGTTCACCGGTTTTCTCTGGCTCGAGGACCTCATCGAGATAGGGGAACAGGCCGGTTCATGCCGTCTGTACTCCCTGCTCAAGCGCGAGGATGAAAAGTTCGTGACCGAAACCGCGTTTGCCAATCCCACCTTCGTGGAGGACGTGGTGCGTCATGCTGCCCACGGTCTGGCGGAGCATCCTCAGGTTTCCTGGTATCGCGTGGAAGTGGAGTCGTTCGAATCCATTCACAACCACTCCGCGTTTGCGGTGATGGAGAGCCCGGAAGAGGAATGA
- a CDS encoding NAD(P)/FAD-dependent oxidoreductase yields MTPKKPAKTNYDVIIVGGGPAGLFASYYLGKHTNLDVLVIEKGKPSLKRNCPISGDQECIRCRPCNILCGVGGAGLFSDGKLNYIHKLGKTDLTQFMGVSEARALIDETEDIFNRFGMDGKVYPTDMDKALEVRKEARKHGIDLLVIKQKHLGSDNLPGHIAGMADHIQQSGVTFHHSEEVRDIVVENGNVAGVTTSRGTYSAEYVILAPGRVGAEWVGTMVKSHGINVSQRGIEVGVRVEVHNEIMQDLCSVIYDPTFFVRTSKYDDQTRTFCTNYGGFVALENYQDFVCVNGHALMNTKSDNTNFAFLSKVVLNDPVEDNQAYGESIGRLATLIGGGKPILQRFGDLKRGRRSTWSRIHNSYIEPTLRNVVCGDIAMALPERILTNLIDGLEQLNQVVPGVSNDETLLYAPEIKFFATQVETSNQLETCINNLFVAGDGPGVAGNIVSASATALIPAKEIARRS; encoded by the coding sequence ATGACCCCGAAGAAACCGGCCAAGACAAATTACGACGTGATCATCGTGGGCGGCGGTCCTGCCGGACTGTTCGCTTCCTACTATCTGGGCAAGCATACGAATCTGGACGTGCTTGTCATTGAAAAGGGCAAACCGTCCCTGAAGCGCAACTGCCCCATTTCCGGAGATCAGGAGTGCATCCGCTGCCGTCCGTGCAACATCCTGTGCGGCGTTGGCGGCGCGGGCCTGTTCTCCGACGGCAAGCTCAACTACATCCACAAGCTCGGCAAGACCGATCTGACCCAGTTCATGGGCGTTTCCGAGGCGCGAGCCCTGATCGACGAGACAGAGGACATCTTCAATCGGTTCGGCATGGACGGCAAGGTGTACCCCACGGACATGGACAAGGCGCTGGAGGTGCGCAAGGAAGCCCGCAAGCACGGCATCGACCTGCTCGTGATCAAGCAGAAGCATCTGGGCAGCGACAATCTGCCCGGGCATATCGCGGGCATGGCCGACCACATCCAGCAGTCCGGCGTGACCTTTCACCATTCCGAGGAAGTCCGCGACATTGTGGTGGAGAACGGCAATGTTGCCGGAGTGACCACCAGCCGGGGCACCTACAGTGCCGAATACGTGATTCTGGCTCCGGGCCGCGTGGGCGCGGAATGGGTCGGAACCATGGTGAAGAGCCACGGCATCAACGTGTCCCAGCGCGGCATCGAGGTGGGCGTTCGCGTGGAGGTCCACAACGAGATCATGCAGGACCTGTGTTCCGTGATCTACGACCCCACGTTCTTCGTGCGCACCAGCAAGTACGACGACCAGACCCGGACCTTCTGCACCAACTACGGCGGGTTCGTGGCGCTGGAAAACTATCAGGATTTCGTGTGCGTCAACGGCCATGCCCTGATGAACACCAAGTCCGACAACACCAACTTCGCGTTCCTGTCCAAGGTGGTGCTCAACGATCCGGTGGAGGACAATCAGGCCTATGGCGAATCCATAGGCAGGCTGGCCACGCTCATCGGCGGGGGCAAGCCCATTCTTCAGCGGTTCGGCGATCTCAAGCGCGGACGCCGGTCCACGTGGTCGCGCATTCACAACAGCTACATCGAACCCACGCTCAGGAATGTGGTCTGCGGCGACATTGCCATGGCCCTGCCCGAGCGCATCCTGACCAACCTGATCGACGGACTGGAACAGCTCAATCAGGTGGTGCCGGGCGTGTCCAACGACGAAACCCTGCTCTACGCCCCGGAGATCAAGTTCTTTGCCACTCAGGTCGAGACGTCCAATCAGCTTGAAACCTGCATCAACAACCTGTTCGTGGCCGGCGACGGCCCGGGCGTTGCCGGAAACATCGTGTCCGCCTCGGCCACTGCCCTGATTCCGGCCAAGGAAATCGCAAGGCGCAGTTAG
- the nikR gene encoding nickel-responsive transcriptional regulator NikR, whose translation MGKTIRFGVSLDSDLLEKFDSLCEERSYQTRSEAIRDLIRKMLVEREWEEAEGDLAGTLTLVYDHHKSGLSQRLTEIQHDSHEVIQSSLHVHLDHHNCLEVIILKGDPVTIKKLGQKLISTKGVKHGNLALTTTGKDLI comes from the coding sequence ATGGGAAAGACCATCCGATTCGGTGTGTCACTGGATTCCGACCTGCTGGAAAAATTCGACTCCCTGTGCGAGGAACGAAGCTATCAGACCCGGTCCGAGGCCATTCGCGATCTGATTCGCAAAATGCTTGTGGAGCGGGAATGGGAAGAGGCCGAAGGCGATCTGGCCGGAACCCTGACCCTGGTCTATGACCATCACAAGAGCGGACTTTCCCAGCGGCTGACGGAAATTCAGCATGATTCCCACGAGGTTATCCAGTCCTCGCTGCATGTGCATCTGGACCACCACAATTGTCTCGAGGTGATCATTCTCAAGGGCGATCCGGTCACCATCAAGAAGCTCGGACAGAAACTCATTTCCACCAAGGGAGTGAAGCACGGGAATTTGGCTTTGACCACCACGGGCAAAGACCTTATCTAG
- a CDS encoding flagellar basal body rod C-terminal domain-containing protein, which translates to MNVENSLSALNALGTTQQVSANNVANVNTDEFSASRVALETGPEGQGVRVGAILRDKSPGPLVDGVRGSNTDMTTEMVTMMRTQTAFGANVAAVRAQEELTGHVLNLVA; encoded by the coding sequence ATGAACGTGGAAAACAGTCTTTCCGCATTGAACGCACTGGGCACGACCCAGCAGGTGAGCGCAAACAACGTGGCCAACGTGAATACGGACGAGTTTTCGGCCTCGCGAGTTGCCTTGGAAACCGGGCCGGAAGGGCAGGGCGTGCGCGTGGGCGCGATACTGCGCGACAAATCCCCGGGACCTCTGGTGGACGGAGTGCGCGGCAGCAATACCGACATGACCACGGAAATGGTGACCATGATGCGGACGCAGACCGCATTCGGGGCCAATGTTGCGGCTGTTCGAGCGCAGGAGGAGCTTACCGGACATGTTCTGAATCTTGTGGCTTGA